One part of the Glycine soja cultivar W05 chromosome 11, ASM419377v2, whole genome shotgun sequence genome encodes these proteins:
- the LOC114373774 gene encoding uncharacterized GPI-anchored protein At3g06035-like: MAALFHFSLLFTVLLSSILLSNHSVKCDDHDEEDDLYQGINKYRESLNLTSLTKNENANCFADEIAGQFKNQPCTNTTGANTVPGTEPQFSNYPDLLNKCQLNISNTRDGIVMPACVPGLVSSVVLTNFTQSLYSGNLNDSKYTGIGIGSEDNWIVVVLTTNTPEGSFVPETETKTDSGANFVSKIGSIYCSMFLLVSNLFLL; encoded by the exons ATGGCGGCGTTGTTCCacttctctcttcttttcacaGTTCTCCTTTCTTCCATTCTCTTATCGAATCACTCAGTAAAATGCGACGACCATG atgaggaagatgATCTTTATCAGGGAATCAACAAGTATAGGGAATCATTAAACTTGACATCTCTAACAAAGAATGAAAATGCGAATTGCTTTGCTGATGAAATTGCTGGCCAGTTCAAGAATCAACCTTGTACGAATACCACAGGCGCAAACACAGTACCAGGCACGGAGCCTCAGTTCTCCAACTACCCAGACCTTTTGAATAAATGTCAATTGAATATTTCTAACACGAGGGATGGAATTGTAATGCCTGCTTGTGTTCCTGGCCTGGTTTCGAGCGTTGTCCTTACAAATTTCACACAATCTCTCTACTCGGGTAATCTCAATGACTCCAAGTATAcaggaattggtattggttcagAAGATAACTGGATTGTAGTCGTACTGACCACTAACACTCCCGAAGGAAGCTTTGTTCCTGAGACTGAGACTAAGACTGACAGTGGTGCCAATTTCGTTTCTAAAATTGGATCGATTTACTGCTCAATGTTTTTGTTAGTTAGTAATCTTTTCCTGTTGTGA